One part of the Tenacibaculum sp. 190130A14a genome encodes these proteins:
- a CDS encoding uracil-DNA glycosylase family protein codes for MEKLLADIRSCTICLEHIAPRPVVYASPNSKIIIIGQAPGTKVHASGIPWDDASGKQLRKWLNVTNEQFYNTELFGIIPMGFCYPGKGKSGDLPPRKECAPEWHAKLFNELKNVELVLLIGMYAQNYYLKDRAKRTLTETVNNYPLYLPKYFVLPHPSPRNRFWLTKNPWFEQEVIPELQNKVQKILP; via the coding sequence ATGGAAAAATTACTCGCTGATATTCGTTCCTGTACAATTTGTTTAGAACACATAGCACCTAGACCTGTTGTATATGCAAGCCCTAATTCTAAAATTATCATTATTGGTCAGGCGCCAGGAACAAAAGTTCATGCCTCGGGAATACCATGGGATGATGCAAGCGGAAAACAGTTAAGAAAATGGCTTAATGTAACCAACGAACAATTTTACAACACGGAACTGTTTGGAATTATCCCTATGGGGTTTTGCTATCCAGGAAAAGGAAAGAGTGGTGATTTACCCCCTAGAAAAGAATGTGCTCCTGAATGGCACGCCAAACTTTTTAACGAATTAAAAAATGTTGAGCTGGTTTTATTAATCGGAATGTATGCACAAAACTATTATTTAAAGGACCGAGCCAAAAGAACATTGACTGAAACCGTTAACAATTACCCTTTATACTTACCCAAGTACTTTGTACTACCGCATCCTTCTCCCAGAAATAGATTTTGGCTAACAAAAAACCCATGGTTCGAACAAGAAGTTATTCCAGAATTACAAAACAAAGTACAAAAAATTCTACCTTAA
- the polA gene encoding DNA polymerase I has product MSGKKRLFLLDAYALIFRGYYAFIKNPRINSKGVDTSAILGFTNSLLDVIKREKPDYLAVCFDKGGSVDRVEMFEAYKANRQETPEAIRVAVPYIEQILEAMNIPAIVKEGYEADDIIGTLAKKAEKEDLETYMVTPDKDYAQLVSETTFMYRPPRMGNGYEKWGVEEVKEKFGVERPEQVIDFLGMMGDSVDNIPGLPGVGEKTAKKFLAAYGSMEGLFENIHELKGKMKEKVEANQELGLLSKKLATIMLDVPVELELDKLVMEQPNIEATKTIFTELEFRRLTDNLLKTFSVATEETTATPKKTTSGVNKEGQFDLFAAPGGGNVTEETQISGFKTIENTRHFYQLVDTPVSRKLLLTKLMQQTSVCFDTETTGLKALEVELIGIAFSWEEGKGYYVAFPENQEETQELLEEFRPFFENESIEKIGHNLKYDIKVLSNYHMPVKGKLFDTMIAHYLINPDMRHNMDVLSETYLNYQPVSITELIGKKGKNQLSMRQVELPKQTEYAVEDADVTLQLKEHFTKELSSGNVTELFNDVETPLVSVLTAMEIEGVNLDTEFLKSLSKELTEDIAKLEKNIYEQAGEEFNIASPKQLGPVLFEKLKLVDKPKKTKTGQYSTAEDVLSSLKEHQIVSDILEYRQYKKLQSTYVDALPNEINPKTGRVHTVYAQAVAATGRLSSNNPNLQNIPIRTKRGQEVRKAFIPRDENHVLLAADYSQIELRIIAALSEEENMIKAFQEGEDIHASTAAKVFDVAIDEVTREQRSNAKTVNFGIIYGVSAFGLSNQTNLTRKEAKALIDAYYETYPKLKAYMSKQVDFARDNGYVETVLNRRRYLKDINSRNAIVRGAAERNAVNAPIQGSAADIIKLAMINIHKRFEQENFKSKMLLQVHDELVFDAHKDELEIIKPIIKEEMEGAFKMSVPLDVEMGIGQNWLEAH; this is encoded by the coding sequence ATGTCAGGTAAAAAAAGGCTATTCTTATTAGATGCTTATGCATTAATTTTTAGAGGATATTATGCGTTTATTAAAAATCCAAGAATCAATTCTAAAGGAGTAGATACTTCTGCTATTTTGGGATTTACCAATTCTTTACTGGATGTTATCAAACGAGAAAAGCCTGATTATCTTGCAGTATGTTTTGATAAAGGGGGAAGTGTTGATCGTGTGGAAATGTTTGAGGCTTACAAAGCAAATAGACAAGAAACTCCAGAGGCAATCCGCGTGGCAGTACCATATATAGAGCAGATATTAGAAGCAATGAATATTCCTGCAATTGTAAAAGAAGGGTATGAGGCAGATGATATTATTGGAACATTAGCAAAAAAAGCAGAAAAGGAAGATTTAGAAACCTATATGGTTACCCCCGATAAAGATTATGCGCAGCTAGTTTCTGAGACTACTTTCATGTACCGTCCACCACGAATGGGGAATGGTTATGAAAAATGGGGAGTAGAAGAGGTAAAAGAGAAGTTTGGAGTAGAAAGACCTGAACAAGTTATCGACTTTTTAGGAATGATGGGAGACTCTGTAGATAATATTCCTGGCTTACCAGGAGTAGGTGAAAAAACCGCTAAAAAGTTCTTAGCAGCTTATGGTTCTATGGAAGGTTTGTTTGAAAACATTCATGAACTGAAAGGAAAGATGAAAGAGAAAGTTGAAGCCAATCAAGAATTAGGATTACTTTCAAAGAAATTAGCAACAATTATGTTGGATGTTCCTGTTGAGTTAGAGCTAGATAAACTAGTAATGGAGCAACCAAATATTGAAGCAACCAAAACAATTTTCACAGAACTAGAGTTTCGTAGGTTAACCGATAACTTATTAAAAACTTTTTCAGTAGCAACAGAAGAAACAACTGCAACACCAAAGAAAACAACAAGTGGAGTAAATAAAGAAGGACAGTTTGATTTGTTCGCAGCACCCGGTGGAGGTAATGTAACAGAAGAAACTCAAATAAGTGGATTTAAAACTATTGAAAACACCCGTCATTTTTATCAATTAGTTGATACACCTGTATCAAGAAAATTACTCTTGACAAAGTTAATGCAGCAAACTTCTGTTTGTTTTGATACGGAAACAACAGGTTTGAAAGCTTTAGAAGTTGAGTTGATTGGAATTGCTTTTTCTTGGGAAGAAGGGAAGGGATATTATGTTGCCTTTCCAGAAAATCAAGAAGAAACTCAAGAGCTATTAGAAGAGTTTAGACCATTCTTTGAGAACGAATCTATAGAAAAGATAGGACATAACTTAAAGTATGATATTAAGGTATTGTCAAATTACCATATGCCTGTAAAGGGTAAGTTATTTGATACAATGATTGCACATTATTTGATTAATCCAGATATGCGCCATAATATGGATGTACTTTCAGAAACCTATTTGAACTATCAACCTGTTTCGATTACTGAATTGATAGGTAAAAAGGGGAAAAATCAATTGTCTATGCGACAAGTTGAATTGCCTAAGCAAACAGAATATGCCGTTGAAGATGCCGATGTAACTTTGCAGTTAAAAGAGCATTTTACAAAGGAATTATCAAGTGGGAATGTTACCGAATTATTCAATGATGTAGAAACACCATTGGTATCTGTATTGACAGCAATGGAAATTGAAGGAGTCAACTTAGATACAGAATTTTTAAAGTCTTTATCGAAAGAATTGACGGAAGATATAGCAAAACTTGAAAAGAATATTTATGAGCAGGCAGGTGAAGAATTCAATATAGCATCACCAAAGCAATTAGGACCTGTCTTATTTGAAAAATTGAAACTGGTAGACAAACCTAAAAAGACGAAAACAGGACAGTATTCTACTGCAGAAGACGTATTGTCTAGTTTAAAAGAACATCAGATTGTTTCAGATATCTTAGAGTATCGTCAGTATAAAAAATTACAAAGTACGTATGTAGATGCTTTACCAAATGAAATAAATCCTAAAACGGGAAGAGTTCATACGGTATATGCACAAGCGGTGGCAGCTACAGGACGTTTAAGTTCGAATAATCCGAACTTACAAAACATTCCAATTCGTACAAAAAGAGGACAGGAGGTGCGTAAAGCGTTTATTCCTAGAGATGAAAACCATGTGCTGTTAGCAGCAGATTATTCTCAAATAGAACTACGTATTATTGCAGCGCTGAGTGAAGAAGAAAACATGATTAAAGCTTTCCAAGAAGGTGAAGATATTCATGCTTCTACCGCAGCAAAAGTATTTGATGTAGCTATCGATGAGGTAACTCGTGAACAACGTAGCAATGCAAAAACGGTAAACTTTGGAATTATCTATGGAGTGTCTGCTTTTGGATTAAGTAATCAAACAAACTTAACAAGAAAAGAAGCTAAGGCCTTGATAGATGCCTACTATGAAACGTATCCGAAGTTAAAAGCTTATATGTCTAAGCAAGTAGATTTTGCTCGTGACAATGGATATGTAGAAACCGTTTTAAATCGTCGTAGGTATCTGAAAGATATCAATTCTAGAAATGCTATTGTACGCGGAGCGGCTGAACGAAATGCTGTAAATGCCCCAATACAAGGTTCGGCAGCCGATATTATTAAATTGGCTATGATTAACATTCATAAACGATTTGAACAAGAGAATTTCAAATCTAAAATGTTATTACAAGTGCATGATGAATTGGTATTTGATGCACATAAAGATGAGTTAGAGATTATAAAACCTATTATCAAAGAAGAAATGGAAGGCGCATTTAAAATGAGCGTTCCATTAGATGTTGAAATGGGAATTGGTCAAAACTGGTTAGAGGCGCATTAA
- a CDS encoding outer membrane beta-barrel family protein: protein MKRVIFAFILIVLFCETAFAQYTLKGKVTDTYNNPLSDVFISLKKDSLLIKNLLTDSLGHYKIDRLKKGNYSLSFYHVAFNDSIVSIKLSSNKTFNFQFKENTKLATVEINANKSIIERKTDRLRFNIANSDLIIGSSVWETINRTPFVSTSEGGNIEIAGTQGVIVYINNRKKRLSGVALMNYLKSLPADNLEAIEVITTPSSRFEAEGGAGILNIITKKNKEEGLLGNASLSARKTRVFSEAGSVYLNYRKSNWNLYSTSYVSNRERNTSFEKDIFYHHLDPSSIQTRFIDRENSMKTLYSGTNIGIDYNINKNHILGVFLEYSGSDEEQDRNAHSLDTYIATDSLAITTNDDTQKNHNYSVNLNYVGKLGKNGERLSVDADYLKFTSDNFSVSKTNLLSNVTPATVLYTRDWFRNTTLQKVTNKTIKIDFTLPINKKLTFETGVKFSFSENHNDLKFENRTADLLGWENDLQRSNLFQYDENIHAFYALINHKINKTWSYQIGSRIENTVAKGYLENNQVVDRNYVNFFPTAFLKFAPNKKNSYVLSISSRITRPSFWDVNPFREYTTDKTYFEGNPFLNPSRYYRQELSYTRSIGKVRLTSQIGASQTLDEFYALPFNSEEDIIVNRKTNYGNKYAYFVSTALSARVKPWWRINSSSLLGHIQTTGSYANNNVSINSKTLLFNLALNQMIMISKEKGLSLTIYTKNTFPVTIVNTEIGNRLETELALRKNIGNFNISLSARDIFRSNKDRYNINVGGIKINDTNYHDTQSVALAIRYAFGKTTVKNQRYRSTGNSDIQRRL from the coding sequence ATGAAAAGAGTAATCTTTGCTTTTATTTTAATCGTTCTTTTTTGTGAAACAGCCTTTGCTCAATACACCTTAAAAGGAAAGGTTACCGATACATATAACAATCCACTTTCCGACGTATTTATAAGTCTTAAAAAAGATAGTCTTTTAATAAAAAACCTATTAACCGATAGTTTAGGTCACTATAAAATAGATCGTCTAAAAAAAGGCAACTACTCATTAAGTTTTTATCATGTAGCTTTTAATGATTCAATTGTTTCTATAAAGCTATCTAGCAATAAAACTTTCAACTTTCAATTTAAAGAGAACACCAAATTAGCAACAGTTGAAATCAATGCGAACAAAAGTATTATTGAAAGAAAAACAGACAGACTTCGTTTTAACATTGCTAATTCTGATTTAATAATAGGAAGTAGCGTATGGGAAACAATTAACAGAACCCCATTTGTTTCTACTTCTGAAGGAGGTAATATAGAAATTGCAGGAACACAGGGAGTTATTGTATATATAAACAACAGAAAAAAAAGACTTTCTGGAGTTGCTTTAATGAACTATTTAAAGAGTCTTCCTGCAGACAATTTAGAAGCCATAGAAGTTATTACAACACCCTCTAGTAGATTTGAAGCAGAAGGAGGAGCGGGAATATTAAATATTATTACAAAGAAAAACAAAGAAGAAGGGCTTCTTGGAAATGCCAGTCTCAGTGCTCGTAAAACTAGGGTGTTTTCTGAAGCAGGAAGTGTATATTTAAATTACAGAAAATCTAATTGGAACCTCTACTCTACTTCCTATGTAAGCAATAGAGAACGAAACACTTCTTTCGAAAAAGATATTTTCTACCATCATCTAGACCCTTCTAGTATTCAAACCAGGTTTATTGATAGAGAAAACAGTATGAAAACTTTGTACTCTGGAACAAACATTGGAATAGATTATAATATTAACAAAAATCATATTCTGGGTGTGTTTCTTGAGTATTCAGGATCTGATGAAGAGCAAGATAGAAATGCTCATAGTTTAGATACTTATATAGCAACCGATTCTTTAGCAATTACCACAAATGACGATACTCAGAAAAATCATAATTATTCCGTCAATCTGAATTATGTAGGAAAATTAGGCAAGAATGGAGAACGCCTATCTGTTGATGCAGACTATCTAAAATTTACTTCAGACAATTTCAGTGTAAGTAAGACTAACTTACTTTCAAATGTTACTCCTGCTACAGTTTTATATACCAGAGATTGGTTTCGAAATACAACACTTCAAAAAGTAACGAATAAAACCATAAAAATAGATTTTACACTTCCTATCAATAAAAAACTCACTTTCGAAACAGGAGTAAAATTTTCTTTTTCTGAAAATCATAACGATTTGAAATTTGAAAACAGAACGGCCGATTTATTAGGTTGGGAAAATGACCTACAGAGAAGTAATTTATTTCAATATGATGAAAATATCCATGCTTTTTACGCGCTCATAAATCACAAAATTAATAAGACTTGGTCTTATCAAATAGGTAGTAGAATAGAAAACACTGTTGCTAAAGGATATCTTGAAAACAATCAAGTAGTAGATAGAAATTATGTAAACTTCTTCCCAACGGCGTTTTTAAAATTTGCTCCAAACAAAAAGAACAGCTACGTATTATCAATTTCAAGCAGAATTACACGTCCGAGTTTTTGGGATGTAAACCCTTTTAGAGAATATACAACCGATAAAACTTATTTTGAAGGAAACCCATTTTTAAATCCTTCAAGATATTATCGTCAAGAACTTAGCTATACTAGAAGTATTGGTAAAGTAAGACTTACTTCCCAAATTGGAGCTAGCCAAACTCTTGATGAATTTTATGCGCTTCCGTTTAATTCAGAAGAAGACATTATTGTTAATAGAAAAACAAATTACGGAAACAAATATGCCTATTTCGTAAGTACTGCACTCTCTGCAAGAGTAAAACCTTGGTGGCGAATTAACTCTTCTTCTCTTCTTGGACATATTCAAACAACGGGAAGCTACGCAAACAACAACGTATCTATCAATAGTAAAACACTTTTATTCAATTTGGCATTGAATCAAATGATAATGATTTCTAAAGAGAAAGGACTCTCTTTAACTATTTATACAAAAAACACCTTTCCGGTTACCATTGTAAATACAGAGATTGGAAATCGTTTAGAAACAGAGCTAGCACTCAGAAAAAACATAGGAAACTTTAATATCTCATTATCAGCTAGAGACATTTTTAGAAGTAACAAAGACCGATACAATATCAATGTAGGTGGCATCAAAATAAATGACACTAATTATCATGACACTCAAAGTGTAGCTCTTGCAATACGCTATGCATTTGGAAAGACAACAGTAAAAAACCAACGTTATAGAAGTACAGGAAATAGTGATATTCAAAGGCGACTATAA
- a CDS encoding SdpI family protein gives MESIYYVLSVNGVLFLFSLIFYFFPPKKINSIYGYRTNKTMSNETIWKFANSFFIKQFLVYSAISLVASLALAYFGKEITWQPMAIMILSLAVSVIKTEQELNKNFDSDGNKLK, from the coding sequence ATGGAGTCTATTTATTACGTACTTTCTGTGAACGGTGTTCTTTTTTTGTTCAGCTTAATTTTTTATTTTTTCCCTCCAAAAAAGATAAATTCTATTTACGGGTATCGTACTAATAAAACGATGAGTAACGAAACTATTTGGAAATTTGCAAACAGCTTTTTTATCAAGCAATTTTTAGTTTATTCAGCAATTTCATTAGTTGCTTCTTTGGCCTTAGCATACTTTGGTAAAGAAATTACGTGGCAACCAATGGCAATTATGATTTTATCATTAGCGGTTTCAGTGATTAAAACCGAGCAAGAATTGAATAAGAATTTTGATAGCGACGGAAATAAACTGAAATAA
- a CDS encoding serine hydrolase, translating to MKLLKRFLVLLVVVIIIAFSYNYPKLNILAGYSAKNTASSVFLAGRSLSYTDHNDNNFSPINLTSDEINASEKYATGSVYGLLTRKAVYREGLGAVLVSSDFDVNQKFLVPQRAVPDNTTPFPYGNAPQKDTVFSNVDYKKLNTVMDTLFNEKNKTRAAVVVYKNQIIAERYADSLDKDSKLLGWSMTKSITSTLYGILQCQGKINVHDKAPIKEWSNDERKNITIHNLLQMNSGLEWEEDYNTISDVTKMLFLEKDMTKSQIDKPLIGKPNETWNYSSGTTNLLSGILRKQFNTHQEYLDFWYTSLIDKIGMNSMLIETDMSGNYVGSSYAWATPRDWAKFGLLYLNKGAWNGEHLFDKDWVDYATTPTPGSSNSVDGGYGAQIWLNTGGKYPDVPKNMFSFNGYKGQNVFIFPEHDLVVVRMSLSKNADVNQILSGILASIKN from the coding sequence ATGAAGCTTTTAAAAAGATTTTTAGTACTACTTGTAGTTGTTATTATAATTGCTTTTTCATACAATTATCCAAAATTAAACATCCTTGCAGGATACTCTGCAAAAAACACTGCCTCTTCTGTTTTTTTAGCAGGTAGAAGTTTGAGTTATACCGATCATAACGACAATAACTTCTCTCCTATTAATTTAACCTCTGACGAAATTAATGCATCAGAAAAATATGCTACAGGTTCTGTATATGGACTTTTAACAAGAAAGGCTGTTTACAGAGAAGGTTTAGGAGCTGTTTTGGTTTCTTCTGATTTCGATGTCAATCAAAAATTTTTAGTACCTCAAAGAGCCGTTCCTGATAATACAACACCTTTTCCTTATGGAAATGCACCACAAAAAGACACTGTTTTTAGCAATGTTGATTACAAGAAATTAAATACTGTAATGGACACGCTATTTAATGAGAAAAACAAAACTAGAGCCGCAGTTGTTGTATATAAAAACCAAATCATTGCAGAAAGATACGCTGACAGCTTAGATAAAGATTCAAAACTTCTTGGTTGGTCTATGACCAAAAGTATTACCAGTACGTTATATGGAATTTTACAATGCCAAGGAAAAATTAATGTTCATGATAAAGCTCCTATCAAAGAATGGAGTAACGACGAAAGAAAAAACATTACCATTCATAACTTATTACAAATGAATTCTGGTTTGGAATGGGAAGAAGATTACAACACCATTTCAGATGTAACCAAGATGCTCTTCTTAGAAAAAGACATGACCAAAAGTCAAATTGATAAACCTCTGATTGGGAAGCCTAATGAAACTTGGAATTACTCTTCAGGAACCACAAATTTACTTTCTGGAATTTTACGCAAACAGTTTAATACACATCAAGAATATTTAGATTTTTGGTATACTTCCTTAATCGACAAAATAGGAATGAACTCAATGCTTATTGAAACCGATATGAGTGGAAATTATGTGGGATCTTCTTATGCTTGGGCAACACCAAGAGATTGGGCTAAATTTGGCCTTTTGTATTTAAACAAGGGAGCATGGAATGGAGAACATTTATTTGATAAAGATTGGGTTGACTATGCAACTACACCAACTCCGGGGTCAAGTAATTCTGTAGATGGTGGTTATGGTGCTCAAATTTGGTTAAACACTGGAGGGAAATACCCAGATGTTCCTAAAAACATGTTTTCTTTTAATGGCTACAAGGGACAAAATGTATTCATTTTTCCAGAGCACGACTTGGTTGTTGTACGCATGAGTTTAAGTAAAAATGCAGATGTCAATCAAATTTTAAGCGGTATCTTAGCATCCATTAAAAACTAA
- the rseP gene encoding RIP metalloprotease RseP produces the protein MEILIKASQFILSLSLLIVLHELGHFIPAKLFKTKVEKFYLFFDYKFSLFKKKIGETVYGIGWIPLGGYVKIAGMIDESMDTEQMKEEPKPWEFRSKPAWQRLIIMLGGVFVNFVLGILIYICLMWAYGEKFLPNESLKDGVWVQDQLGKDLGLQTGDKILTIDGNKIEKFRELPLEFINGNSYTIERNGETLTKEIPNDFISQLVDRGKDAGAFITPRYPFIIAAVEKDSINANANIQPKDIVVAINGQQISYYDQAKPMLQTLKGQDVTLTLKRQNQDVEIPAKVSNHGNLGVRWGAVSLKDLEKLGYYQLAEKSYSFGEAIPAGTNKAWTTLTSYIKQMKKIFNPSTGAYKGLGGFISIGSIFPSEFSWETFWNITAFLSIMLGFMNLLPIPALDGGHVMFTLWEMITGKKPSDKFLEYAQVTGFVLLLALLLFANGNDIFRLFK, from the coding sequence ATGGAGATATTAATAAAAGCATCACAATTCATCTTAAGTTTATCGCTATTAATTGTGCTACACGAATTAGGACATTTTATTCCCGCTAAGCTCTTTAAAACCAAAGTAGAAAAGTTCTATTTATTCTTTGACTACAAGTTTTCTTTATTCAAAAAGAAAATAGGTGAAACTGTTTATGGTATTGGATGGATTCCTCTAGGAGGATATGTGAAAATTGCTGGTATGATTGATGAAAGCATGGATACTGAGCAAATGAAAGAAGAACCTAAACCTTGGGAATTTAGATCTAAACCGGCATGGCAACGTTTAATTATTATGTTAGGTGGAGTATTTGTAAATTTCGTGCTAGGTATTTTAATCTACATCTGTTTAATGTGGGCTTATGGTGAAAAGTTTTTACCAAACGAAAGTTTAAAAGATGGAGTTTGGGTACAAGACCAACTTGGAAAAGATTTAGGATTACAAACAGGTGATAAAATACTAACTATTGATGGTAATAAAATTGAAAAATTTAGAGAATTACCTTTAGAGTTCATCAATGGTAATAGTTACACAATAGAAAGAAACGGAGAAACTCTTACTAAAGAGATTCCTAATGATTTCATCTCTCAATTAGTAGATAGAGGTAAAGATGCTGGGGCTTTTATTACACCTAGATATCCTTTTATTATTGCGGCAGTTGAAAAAGACTCTATTAACGCGAACGCGAACATACAGCCAAAAGATATTGTAGTGGCAATTAACGGACAACAAATCTCTTATTACGATCAGGCCAAGCCTATGCTACAAACATTAAAGGGACAAGACGTTACACTTACTTTAAAAAGACAAAACCAAGATGTAGAAATACCTGCTAAAGTATCAAACCATGGTAATCTTGGTGTACGTTGGGGAGCTGTATCATTAAAAGATTTGGAAAAATTAGGATACTACCAATTAGCAGAAAAATCATATTCTTTTGGAGAAGCGATTCCTGCTGGTACAAATAAAGCATGGACTACCTTGACGAGCTACATAAAACAAATGAAAAAAATCTTTAATCCAAGTACTGGTGCTTATAAAGGACTTGGAGGATTTATTTCTATTGGAAGTATCTTCCCTTCAGAATTTAGCTGGGAAACTTTCTGGAATATTACGGCGTTTTTATCAATAATGTTAGGTTTTATGAACTTATTACCTATTCCTGCTTTAGATGGTGGACATGTTATGTTTACTTTATGGGAAATGATTACAGGTAAAAAGCCTAGCGATAAGTTTTTAGAATATGCACAAGTTACCGGATTTGTGTTATTATTGGCGCTATTACTATTTGCTAATGGTAATGATATATTTAGACTATTTAAATAA
- a CDS encoding radical SAM protein: MYKVSSFVLKIASRCNLNCSYCYMYNMGDSTYLNQPKFMSLDTITEFAEKLKNYCEKADIKYVQIVFHGGEPLLLKPDYFESCVSIFKNTAPNLEFNFTVQTNGVTLDEKWYTLLQKNDISVGISIDGPKKYHDEYRVFHNGKGSYTKVAKAIELGKNYNLMGLLLVVNINIPVQELYHEVKNLGVERVNLLLPDGHYDQAPLGLNTEKANDINYTPYADWFIELYKIWKDDKDRPGIYFFESLVKMVVGVEGIGNQLIGKQTNGVIVLETDGSIEVVDSLRACFEGITRNEINIHTNTIEDLFENETFQIYYKAHDNVCEQCLNCPVYDICGGGFLGHRYSFENGFNNPTMYCKDMVRLISFIQNDIIDSLPQETLDQLNIETLTYENIISDFNTSNVLKINNEVQKKLYSFKKEVEV, translated from the coding sequence ATGTATAAAGTATCTTCTTTTGTTTTAAAAATTGCCAGTAGATGCAACTTAAATTGCTCCTACTGCTACATGTACAATATGGGTGATTCAACGTATTTAAATCAACCAAAATTTATGTCTTTAGACACGATAACTGAGTTTGCAGAAAAGCTAAAAAACTATTGTGAAAAGGCAGATATTAAATACGTTCAAATTGTGTTTCATGGAGGAGAACCCCTCCTTTTAAAACCTGATTATTTTGAAAGTTGTGTTTCCATTTTTAAAAATACAGCTCCCAATTTAGAATTCAATTTCACAGTACAAACAAACGGAGTAACCCTAGATGAAAAATGGTATACTTTATTACAAAAAAATGATATTTCTGTGGGTATTAGTATTGACGGACCTAAAAAATATCATGATGAATATCGAGTTTTTCATAATGGAAAAGGCTCTTACACTAAAGTAGCTAAAGCCATAGAACTCGGAAAAAATTACAACCTTATGGGACTTCTGTTAGTAGTTAATATTAACATTCCTGTACAGGAACTTTACCATGAGGTTAAAAATTTAGGAGTGGAAAGAGTAAACCTATTACTCCCAGATGGTCATTATGACCAAGCTCCGTTAGGGCTCAATACAGAAAAAGCAAACGACATCAACTATACTCCATACGCTGATTGGTTCATAGAATTATATAAAATATGGAAGGATGATAAGGACCGACCAGGAATTTATTTCTTCGAATCCCTTGTGAAAATGGTTGTGGGAGTTGAAGGCATAGGAAATCAACTCATAGGAAAACAAACCAATGGTGTTATCGTATTAGAAACCGATGGTAGCATTGAAGTTGTAGATTCTTTAAGAGCTTGTTTTGAAGGCATTACTAGAAATGAAATTAACATTCATACAAATACCATTGAAGATTTATTTGAAAATGAAACTTTTCAAATTTATTATAAAGCCCATGATAACGTATGTGAACAATGCCTGAATTGTCCTGTATATGATATTTGTGGTGGAGGGTTTTTAGGACATCGATATTCTTTTGAAAATGGCTTTAATAATCCAACTATGTATTGTAAAGATATGGTTCGATTGATTTCTTTTATTCAAAACGATATTATAGACTCGCTACCTCAAGAAACTCTGGATCAGTTAAATATTGAAACCTTGACTTATGAAAACATTATCAGTGATTTCAACACCAGTAATGTCTTAAAAATAAATAACGAAGTACAGAAAAAATTATACTCATTTAAAAAAGAAGTGGAGGTATGA
- a CDS encoding SCO family protein, translating to MDLKFFKKSKSTIIFLLVFTAVGIPVFYHLVKADTKLPIYNPADINPKLVDASVRNKTKNHTIGDFSLINQNGETVTNADYDGKIYVADFFFTRCQTICILMAYNMTELQEHYKNDDEVMFLSHSVTPVMDSVPQLRKYANEKGVIDGKWNVTTGDKKHIYNLARKHYFATLDEGDGGANDWVHTENFVLIDKDRRIRGVYDGTKKENMQKIIDDITLLKEEYAK from the coding sequence GTGGATTTAAAATTCTTTAAAAAATCTAAAAGTACAATAATCTTTTTGTTAGTATTTACAGCAGTTGGTATTCCTGTGTTTTATCATTTAGTTAAAGCAGATACTAAACTACCAATATATAATCCTGCAGATATCAACCCCAAATTAGTTGATGCTTCTGTTAGAAATAAAACAAAGAACCATACTATTGGAGACTTTTCTTTAATAAATCAAAACGGAGAAACTGTTACGAATGCCGATTATGATGGGAAGATTTATGTTGCTGACTTCTTTTTTACCCGTTGTCAAACCATTTGTATTTTAATGGCTTATAATATGACTGAGCTTCAAGAGCATTATAAAAATGACGATGAGGTTATGTTTTTATCGCATTCTGTAACTCCTGTAATGGATAGTGTTCCGCAATTACGTAAATATGCCAATGAGAAAGGAGTTATTGATGGTAAATGGAATGTTACTACTGGAGACAAAAAGCATATTTATAACTTAGCGCGTAAGCATTACTTTGCTACCTTAGATGAAGGTGATGGAGGAGCAAATGATTGGGTACATACGGAGAATTTTGTTTTAATAGATAAAGACCGCCGTATTCGTGGTGTTTATGATGGAACTAAGAAAGAAAATATGCAGAAAATAATTGACGATATTACCTTGCTAAAAGAAGAATACGCAAAATAA